In one Prosthecochloris aestuarii DSM 271 genomic region, the following are encoded:
- a CDS encoding histidine triad nucleotide-binding protein: MSFTIPECLFCRIVGGEIPADIIYSDEHVIAFRDIEPVADHHILIIPKKHIASLSHLAEEDMTIAGHIMLAARKVAEKVGIAESGYRLVFNTGPDSLQSVFHIHGHLIGGQKMGWPPFPASPVKHG, from the coding sequence ATGTCTTTCACTATTCCAGAGTGTCTTTTTTGCAGGATTGTCGGAGGAGAGATTCCTGCCGATATCATCTACAGCGATGAGCATGTGATCGCGTTTCGCGATATTGAGCCTGTTGCCGATCATCACATACTCATTATTCCGAAAAAGCATATCGCATCGCTCAGCCACCTTGCTGAGGAGGATATGACCATTGCCGGTCACATCATGCTTGCAGCCCGAAAGGTTGCCGAAAAGGTCGGTATTGCTGAATCAGGCTATCGCCTGGTTTTCAACACCGGGCCGGATTCGCTACAGAGTGTCTTTCACATTCACGGGCATCTGATTGGCGGACAAAAGATGGGGTGGCCTCCATTTCCCGCCAGTCCGGTCAAGCATGGATAA
- a CDS encoding anthrax toxin lethal factor-related metalloendopeptidase, producing MKRTILNNLIAAAAIISTLFIANVEATAADFSPAASLKEAELVAKETYNFIAYKSPRNYGKKIAKENRLDRLNQINKEVSRLEATYAIELPRVNILHMTDTNRGFYNYTRDEIVFSTNKLEHTLRHEFAHVIDRRYNITNGEWRNLVQQMKEKGFSPSNYANTNLEEYWAEAFAYFTAPGYGTTVKRFPAELESFIHNVIVQLQSPAMVASN from the coding sequence ATGAAACGCACAATCCTCAATAACCTGATCGCAGCAGCAGCAATCATCTCGACACTCTTCATCGCCAACGTCGAAGCAACTGCCGCAGACTTCTCTCCCGCAGCAAGCCTTAAAGAAGCAGAACTGGTCGCAAAGGAAACCTACAACTTCATCGCCTACAAGAGCCCGAGAAACTACGGCAAGAAAATCGCTAAGGAAAACAGACTTGACCGCCTCAATCAGATCAACAAAGAGGTCAGCCGTCTTGAAGCAACTTATGCAATAGAACTTCCCCGCGTCAACATTCTTCACATGACCGATACCAACAGAGGCTTCTACAACTATACAAGAGACGAGATTGTTTTCTCTACCAACAAACTTGAGCACACACTCCGTCACGAGTTCGCACATGTTATCGACCGCCGCTACAATATCACCAACGGTGAATGGAGAAACCTGGTCCAGCAGATGAAGGAAAAAGGTTTCAGCCCGAGCAACTATGCAAACACCAACCTTGAAGAGTACTGGGCAGAAGCATTCGCATACTTCACCGCTCCCGGATACGGCACAACAGTCAAGAGATTCCCTGCAGAACTCGAAAGCTTCATCCACAACGTTATCGTTCAGCTTCAGAGCCCGGCAATGGTCGCATCGAACTAA